The nucleotide sequence tttatctattttttaaattcataatttaaatagttataaaaatgataaaatagtaaataaaatacttGAAGGGTAAAATTAGAAATTGAAAAAGCAAGCCAAACTCATGATTTTCTTTATAtacagtatatatatattttttttaaggatttatgGTATAGATTATTATTGCTATGAACGAAAATTATATTATACTTGAATAATTGaacttttagaattttttttttttataataataatatttgcaaGATTAAcctctaaataaataaaaaacataaaacaaaatctaaTTCAATTACACAATGGTTCCAATGAAAAAATAAGATACAAccgcaaaaaataaaatttaatatatattagaataacTCCATACTTGGAATATTACCATCCTTACAAAAAAAGTTACATATTAAAATTATCTTAGAAAgatcacaaataaaaatataaaagtcaaaaaataaaaatattatcttaaaaAGTTAGTCAAATAagtgtcaaaaaattattattttcaaaagtttagtCAACTTTTTTTCTAGATAAAAATAAGAgtcaaaacagaaaaacattattttaaaaatgcaaTAACTTTATAAATAATCTCCTGGACCATCTAACGAACATCATAATCACTATGCATAACAATTTTTAGGATCATCATCCTCACCATTATCTAACAATGTCTTCCATTTTTCCATCCATTCTTCTGAATCCACTCCCTAGTTTCAACATGACTGTGACCAAAGAACAATTCAACTTATTTTACAATGTTGACAGGCAACTCTTCACTCGTTTGGTGGTGGGGCTTGGCCGTGAGGCTTTTCAATCGATAAATGTAATGGCTTTCTTGATGTGGATTGAGTGGATAAGTAAAGATGGTAATTTAGTagcaaatattctttcacaTTGGTCGGACATAATGCTAAACAACCTTGCTGATGAGGTTGTTGTCATCCTTAATTTCCTAGAGAGTTCTCATTGCCCTAACGTTTATGTACACGAATCAAATTTGCCATTGATTCAACACATCTTGCGTAGAAATGTGACACTCAAGTTTTTCCATGAAAAACGCCTCGAAGTGATCAATGACATCACCAAGTTCATCAATGATGTATGTGTTAGAGCTTTTACGGATATCATTGAACAACTGAATTATCACAGGGCTATGAAGGAGCAAGAGTTATATCTTGCAAATATTCATGGAGCTGGTGTTATTCCTACTCACTTGCATCCAGAAGAGGTATACTTTGCTACTAATTTTATCCCAATTATTTTACAACAAGTTTGGTGTGCCCCAAGTTAATGAATTAGGAAGTTCTTTTAATAATGCTCATGAAAATTATGATGTTTCACTTCTAATTAAACTAGATATAAGTGAAATTTTGaacaatttaaatttgaatgatatttttgGTGTTGATACTCGTATTGTTGCTCACGTTGGTAATGATGGTGAAAAGAGGAGGGAGACCAGACAGCTAGTTGATGATAGAACCATCTTTATGACATTTTCCAAAGATTGTCCGGTTTATGAGAATGAACTTAGGGAATTTTTTACGAGGTaccattttagatttatttatttatgtccaTA is from Medicago truncatula cultivar Jemalong A17 chromosome 1, MtrunA17r5.0-ANR, whole genome shotgun sequence and encodes:
- the LOC25485132 gene encoding uncharacterized protein; translated protein: MSSIFPSILLNPLPSFNMTVTKEQFNLFYNVDRQLFTRLVVGLGREAFQSINVMAFLMWIEWISKDGNLVANILSHWSDIMLNNLADEVVVILNFLESSHCPNVYVHESNLPLIQHILRRNVTLKFFHEKRLEVINDITKFINDVCVRAFTDIIEQLNYHRAMKEQELYLANIHGAGVIPTHLHPEEFGVPQVNELGSSFNNAHENYDVSLLIKLDISEILNNLNLNDIFGVDTRIVAHVGNDGEKRRETRQLVDDRTIFMTFSKDCPVYENELREFFTRKFGNIIDNLIMQEANSPEQSMYARLVVRREAVDMVDRFLDDNPRMKFSINGKSVWVRKYIRKLPLAQPLQPAAPSRNFP